In Nitrospirota bacterium, the DNA window GATCGACCATATTTTTCTTGCCGGGGCGAATTGGAGATGCAAGGATTGGACCGTGGATCTGAACGCGTACGGGCCGAACCAGCGATTTCCTTCCGACCATTTCCCCATCGCCGCAACGCTGGAGTGGTGAGGGTGGCAAGGATTTTTGCATGTGTGGGAGCGGCATTTGGATTTCTGAGCGTGGCGGCGGGAGCGTTCGGGGCGCACACGCTGAAGGGAAGGCTTGCGCCCGAGATGCTGGAGATTTTCGAGAAGGCCGCCCGCTATCAGATGTATCACTCACTCGCCTTGCTCGCCGTCGCCTGGGCCGCGACTCAGTTCCCGCATCGACTCGTGGCCCTTTCAGGCTGGATGTTTATCGCCGGTACGATTCTCTTCTCCGGGAGCCTCTACGTGCTCGTTGCCACAGGCGCGAAGACTTGGGGAGCGGTCACTCCCATCGGCGGAGTGCTCCTGCTGGCGGGCTGGGCGACCCTGGCGCTTGGGGTGGGTTTGAACCGTAGTTGACATCAAAACGGTAAGCGTGGAGAATAATCAAATATGCAATCCGTCGTGAGTTTCGAGCCCGCCGTGCCGCTCCTCTGACAGCGGCCATGAATTTCTCTGTGTTGGAATCCTTTCGTGTTTGATCTGAGACCCTGACCTCCGGGATGCTGCGGTCCGGGATTTTTTCTTGGGGCGATTAGCTCAGTTGGCTAGAGCACTTGCTCGACACGCAAGGGGTCAGAGGTTCAAGTCCTCTATCGCCCACGCTGAGCGTGGGCAATGGTCCGCTCAGCGGACCGCCCACCCATTTGAGATCTCAAATCTCAAATTTCAAATCTCAGATTGATGGCCGGCCCATCGAAGAAGCCGGTTTGGGAGGGCGATGTGCAGGGCGGGTCGCAAGTCGATACCCTCCGCCACAGCACGGCCCACGCCATGGCCCAAGCCGTCCTTTCGATCTTTCCAGAGGCGAAGCTGGGAATCGGACCGACCATCGAGAACGGCTTCTACTATGATCTCGATCTCCCGCGCGCATTGACGGATGACGACCTCGCGAACATCGAATCGCGCATGAAAGAAATCATCTCGCGCGACCACCCCATCGTCCGCAAGGAATGGTCGAGGAAGGATGCCGTCGCCTTCTTCCAATCCCGGGGCCAGGACTATAAAGTCGAGATCATCCAGGATCTGCCGGACGATACCGTCTCCGTCTACGAGCAGGGCGAATTTACCGATCTTTGCCGGGGACCGCACATGGCCCGGACGGGCGAGATCAAGGCGTTCAAACTCCTGAGCGTGGCAGGGGCTTATTGGCGGGGCGACGAAAAGCGCAAGATGCTCCAACGCATTTATGGCACGGCTTTTCTCACTCAGAAGGAGCTCGACCACCACCTGCACGTGCTCGAAGAGGCCAAGAAGCGCGACCACCGGAAGCTCGGCAAGGAACTGAACCTGTACAGCATCCACGAGGAAGTTGGCGCGGGATTGATCCACTGGCATCCGGCGGGAGCGATGGTGCGGATGATCATCGAAGATTTCTGGCAGAAGTTTCACCTGCGCCGTGGCTACCAATTTGCCTATACGGCCCACATTGCGAGCGAGGAAATCTACCGCCTCAGCGGCCACCTCGAAGCCTTCGCGGAAAATATGTACGCGCCGATCGAGATCGAGGGAAAACCGTATCGCGTCAAACCGATGAACTGCCCCGGCCATATCATGATTTACCGGACGTCCAAACGCTCCTACCGCGAACTGCCGCTCCGCCTGGCCGAATTGGGAACGGTCTATCGGTTTGAGAAATCGGGCGTCCTCCACGGCCTCATGCGCGTGCGCGGCTTTACCATCGACGATTCGCACATCTTTGTCGCGCCCGAGCAACTTCAGGATGAAGTCATTGCCGTTTACAACCTCATCATGGAGTTCCTGCGGACGTTCGGATTCGAGCAGTTCGTCGTTACGCTCTCCACCAAGCCCGAGAAGGCCGTGGGCAAGCCGGAGTTGTGGGAACAGGCGGAAAGCGCGCTGAAAGCCGTGCTCGAAAAAACCGGCGCGAAATGGGTGCTCGATGAAGGCGGCGGCGCTTTTTACGGGCCGAAAATTAGTGTGGAGGTGAAGGACGCCTTGGGCCGCTCATGGCAATGCTCCACGGTCCAGGTCGATTTCAACCTGCCGGAGCGGTTCGGCTTGGAATATGACGGAGCCGATGGCGCCCTGCACCGGCCGATCATGGTTCACCGCGCTCTCATGGGATCGGTGGAACGATTTTTCGGCGTGCTCGTGGAGCACTACGCCGGGGCGTTTCCGGTGTGGCTCGCGCCCGTGCAAGTCAGTGTCATCACCGTTCACCCCGACAATGAAAAATACGCGTCCGGCATTCTCCAGTCCCTGCGCGAGGCCGATGTAAGGGCCGAGAGCGCGTTCTCGGGCGACACGCTGGGCTACAAGATCCGACATGCCCAGCTCTTGAAAATTCCATACATGGCCGTTATCGGCAAAAAAGAAGAGGAGCGGCAGGTCGTGCGACTCCGCGAACGCGGCGGAAAGGATCTTGGGGAGATCGCCGCCGTCGAGCTCGTGGAGCGCATCCGTTCCGCCGTTCCCAAACACTAAAAAAGGAGGTCCACCATCCAATCCAAAGAACCGCGTGCCAATCGGCACATCCGTGCCAGCCTCGTCCGGGTGATCGATGAAACCGGCAAGCAACTCGGAATTCTCGCGCTGTCCGACGCGCTCCGAGAGGCGGACAACAGGGGTTACGATTTAGTGGAGGTCGCGCCGGGGGTCCATCCGCCCGTCTGCCGCATCATGGATTACGGTCGATATCGGTATCAACTCAAGCAGAAAGAGAAGGAGCAGCTGCGCCATCAGCGGCATCTCACGCTGAAAGAAATGAAATTCGGTCTGAAGATCGGAGCGCACGATCTGGATATCAAGGTCGGCCACGTCAGGCGGTTCCTCATGGCTGGCCATAAGACCAAGATTACGGTATATTTCCGCGGCCGGGAGATCATTCGCCCCGAGTTCGGGTTTGACATGGTGAACCGGGTCATCCAGAAGGTGCATGACATCAGCATTGTGGACAGCCCGCCCAAACAGGAGGGGAAGCAGATCAATCTGGTGCTGGCGCCGCATATTCGTGAAGTGCGGAAAGAAGTGGCGAAGCCGGCCGGACAGACCCCTTCGCCCGAACCGGCCGCCTGATCTTCCGCGGGCAAAGAAACAGGAGGACTTCATGCCGAAAATGAAAACGCACCGGGGCGCGAAAAAGCGCCTGCGGGCGACGGGAAGCGGTCGACTGAAACGCGACCACGCGTACACGAGCCACATCTTCAGCGGGAAGACCCGCAAATCGAAACGGCACCATCGCAAATCCGCCTTGGTTTCGGAGCGCGATTTCTCCCGCGTCCGCAAGCTCTTGCCCTACGCCTGACTTTCTGATAGGCAAGACCCGTCAAACGCTGAGTTCTAAAGGAGATTTTCCATGCCGAGAGCGAGAGGTGGATACAAAACGCGGAGACGCCGCAAGAAGATCCTGGCGCGCGCCAAGGGTTTCTGGGGACGGCGGAACCGTATCTACAAGGCGGCCAAGGAGACGGTCCACCGGGCGTGGCGGTATGAATACCGGTCTCGCCGTCTCAAGAAGCGTGACTTTCGCGCGCTCTGGATTCAGCGGATCAACGCCGGCGCCCGTGAACAGCACCTTACGTACAGCCAGCTCGTGAGCGGACTGAGAAAGAAAGGCATCGCCGTCAATCGGAAGATGCTGTCGGAGCTTGCGGTGAACGATCCGGTCGGCTTCACGAAGCTGGCCGAGTCGGCCCGGCAAGCCCTCCAACTGCCGAATCCCGCCCCCGCCGGACAGGCCTGACCGGTCTGCCCCCCTCTCCCTCGATGCGGGAGCGCATCCAGAAGCTTCGGGACGAGGCCGCGGGTGCCATCTCCGCCGCTCGAACGAAAGAGGAACTGGAACTCGTCCGCGTAAAATTCTTCGGCCGCAAGGGCGGCGAACTCACCCTTCTCACCAAAGCGCTTGCCGAATGTCCCGTCGAAGACCGTCCCGCCATGGGCCGTCTTCTCAATGAGACCAAGCAGGAGCTGGAGGGCCAACTCGAAGGCAAATCCCGCGATCTTGAAAAGGGCGGCGGACAGACCGAAAAGCGGCTGGACACGACGTTTCCCGGCCGTCGCCCGGCGCTGGGCCGCCTGCATCCGCTCACCCAGACTCTGGAAGCCGTTTGCGATGTGTTCGTACGGATGGGATTTCAAATCCGGACCGGCCCCGAGATCGAAACGGACTACAACAACTTCGAAGCGCTCAACATCCCGAAAAACCATCCCGCGAGAGACATGCAGGATACGTTCTACCTGAGCGAAGATCTGCTTCTCCGAACGCACACATCCCCCGTTCAGATTCGAACGATGCTGGCGGAACGACCGCCCATCCAGATCATCGCGCCCGGCAAGGTGTACAGGAAGGATTCCGACATCACCCATTCCCCTATCTTCCATCAGGTTGAGGGCCTCATGGTGGACCGCGGCATCCACATGGGCCATCTCAAAGGGGTGTTGCAGCTTTTTGTCGAGGAGATTTTTGGAAAAGGACTTCCGATTCGCTTCCGCCCCAGCTACTTCCCGTTCGTGGAGCCGGGGGCGGAGGTGGACATGCAGTGTGTCATGTGCCGCGGCCAGGGCTGCAAGGTGTGCGGAGGCTCAGGATGGCTGGAGATTCTGGGCGCCGGGATGGTTCACCCCAAAGTCCTCCTCAACGTGGGCTACGATCCGTCCAAACTCTCCGGCTTCGCCTTCGGCATGGGCATCGAGCGGATCGCGATGCTCCGCCATGGCATCAGCAATATCCGGTTGTTCTACGAGAACGACCTGCGGTTTTTGGAGCAATTTTGAAAGTCCTCTGGAGCTGGCTCAAAGAAGTGTCCGGGCTTGAGATCGAGCCGGAGGAGGCGGCTCGCCGCCTGACCCTGGCGGGGCTTGAAGTCGACAGCGTCCTCCCCATCGACGAGGAGAAACAAAGCGATGCGCTCCTGGACGTCAATGTAACCCCGAACAGGCCCGACTGTCTTTCGGTGGCGGGTCTGGGCCGGGAGCTGAGGGTTCTGTTCGGACGGGGCAGGCCGGCCACGACACCGGTGAAACTGAAAGAAGGCTCCGTCCGGACCGCCGGCCGGGCCTCCGTCAAGATTGCCTGCCCGCGGGAATGTCCGAGGTACACCGGCCGGGTGATCCTGAATGTCAGCATCGGTCCATCCTCCCCGCTCATCGCCTACCGCCTGCAGAAGATGGGGCTTCGTCCCATCAATAATGTTGTGGACGTGACGAACTACATCCTTCTGGAGATGGGCCAGCCTCTTCACGCCTTCGATCTGGCGCTGATCGAAGGAGGAAAGATCATCGTGCGGAGGCAGGGCGGTCCCGGCAACTTTATTACGCTCGACGGCCAACAGCGTGAGTTGGCGGATGGGGACGTGTTGATCTGTGATGCGGAACGGCCCGTGGCGCTGGGCGGCATCATGGGCGGGATGAATACGGAGATCCGAGCCACCACCCGGGATGTTTTCCTGGAGAGCGCGTACTTCGATCCGGCCACCATTCGTCGAACGGCGAAGCGGCTGAAGATCCTCACGGAATCCTCCTTCCGATTCGAGCGCGGAGTCGATGTGGAAGGGGTTCCGGTCGCTCTCGATCGGGCGGCGGCGCTCCTCCAGGAAAATGCCGGCGGAGAGATTTGTCCGGGAGCGCTGGATGTGTACCCCAAGCCGATCAAGCGCAAACGGCTTCGTTTCGACGTCGCCGCCGTGGAGCGGCACACCGGCGTCAAGCTACAGGCGAAACCCTGTGAGAAAATGTTCGGTCAGCTCGGCATGAAGGTCCGCCGGCGATCCCCAA includes these proteins:
- a CDS encoding DUF423 domain-containing protein; translation: MARIFACVGAAFGFLSVAAGAFGAHTLKGRLAPEMLEIFEKAARYQMYHSLALLAVAWAATQFPHRLVALSGWMFIAGTILFSGSLYVLVATGAKTWGAVTPIGGVLLLAGWATLALGVGLNRS
- the thrS gene encoding threonine--tRNA ligase, whose amino-acid sequence is MAGPSKKPVWEGDVQGGSQVDTLRHSTAHAMAQAVLSIFPEAKLGIGPTIENGFYYDLDLPRALTDDDLANIESRMKEIISRDHPIVRKEWSRKDAVAFFQSRGQDYKVEIIQDLPDDTVSVYEQGEFTDLCRGPHMARTGEIKAFKLLSVAGAYWRGDEKRKMLQRIYGTAFLTQKELDHHLHVLEEAKKRDHRKLGKELNLYSIHEEVGAGLIHWHPAGAMVRMIIEDFWQKFHLRRGYQFAYTAHIASEEIYRLSGHLEAFAENMYAPIEIEGKPYRVKPMNCPGHIMIYRTSKRSYRELPLRLAELGTVYRFEKSGVLHGLMRVRGFTIDDSHIFVAPEQLQDEVIAVYNLIMEFLRTFGFEQFVVTLSTKPEKAVGKPELWEQAESALKAVLEKTGAKWVLDEGGGAFYGPKISVEVKDALGRSWQCSTVQVDFNLPERFGLEYDGADGALHRPIMVHRALMGSVERFFGVLVEHYAGAFPVWLAPVQVSVITVHPDNEKYASGILQSLREADVRAESAFSGDTLGYKIRHAQLLKIPYMAVIGKKEEERQVVRLRERGGKDLGEIAAVELVERIRSAVPKH
- a CDS encoding translation initiation factor IF-3, whose amino-acid sequence is MIDETGKQLGILALSDALREADNRGYDLVEVAPGVHPPVCRIMDYGRYRYQLKQKEKEQLRHQRHLTLKEMKFGLKIGAHDLDIKVGHVRRFLMAGHKTKITVYFRGREIIRPEFGFDMVNRVIQKVHDISIVDSPPKQEGKQINLVLAPHIREVRKEVAKPAGQTPSPEPAA
- the rpmI gene encoding 50S ribosomal protein L35, which encodes MPKMKTHRGAKKRLRATGSGRLKRDHAYTSHIFSGKTRKSKRHHRKSALVSERDFSRVRKLLPYA
- the rplT gene encoding 50S ribosomal protein L20 — protein: MPRARGGYKTRRRRKKILARAKGFWGRRNRIYKAAKETVHRAWRYEYRSRRLKKRDFRALWIQRINAGAREQHLTYSQLVSGLRKKGIAVNRKMLSELAVNDPVGFTKLAESARQALQLPNPAPAGQA
- the pheS gene encoding phenylalanine--tRNA ligase subunit alpha, whose translation is MRERIQKLRDEAAGAISAARTKEELELVRVKFFGRKGGELTLLTKALAECPVEDRPAMGRLLNETKQELEGQLEGKSRDLEKGGGQTEKRLDTTFPGRRPALGRLHPLTQTLEAVCDVFVRMGFQIRTGPEIETDYNNFEALNIPKNHPARDMQDTFYLSEDLLLRTHTSPVQIRTMLAERPPIQIIAPGKVYRKDSDITHSPIFHQVEGLMVDRGIHMGHLKGVLQLFVEEIFGKGLPIRFRPSYFPFVEPGAEVDMQCVMCRGQGCKVCGGSGWLEILGAGMVHPKVLLNVGYDPSKLSGFAFGMGIERIAMLRHGISNIRLFYENDLRFLEQF